A DNA window from Ranitomeya imitator isolate aRanImi1 chromosome 2, aRanImi1.pri, whole genome shotgun sequence contains the following coding sequences:
- the PAXX gene encoding protein PAXX yields MAAEAWSCLCSVSHAGQRYLCLSKIQPGTSTRIHVTNANEVWRTDPLEEALEDWDVVRNVTSHILVEKLREKFQSSAPVLDLQGSIANMSFQVDSGKVSLDLLKAPVSEARALVQEVLFDLSDRVTSLEGLLKERVDSAATSISPVKQSQKNNQLLIPDLNARKKGYGGSSSQVKKRLPGESLINPGSKRKKAAKGVDFDES; encoded by the exons ATGGCCGCAGAGGCCTGGTCCTGCCTGTGCAGTGTGAGCCATGCTGGCCAGCGGTACCTGTGCCTGAGCAAGATCCAGCCTGGCACCAGCACCAGGATCCA CGTGACTAACGCCAATGAAGTGTGGAGGACGGACCCCCTAGAGGAGGCTCTGGAGGACTGG GACGTGGTCCGTAATGTAACGTCTCacattctggtggagaaattgaG GGAGAAGTTCCAGAGCAGCGCTCCGGTTCTGGACCTGCAGGGCAGCATTGCAAACATGTCCTTCCAGGTGGATTCTGGGAAGGTTTCTCTGGACCTCTTAAAGGCTCCGGTCTCCGAGGCGCGAGCCCTGGTGCAGGAGGTGTTATTTGACTTGTCAGATCGTGTGACAAGTTTGGAGGGGCTTCTTAAAG agcGAGTGGACAGCGCAGCTACATCAATCAGCCCAGTTAAGCAATCTCAGAAGAACAACCAGCTCCTTATTCCAG ATCTTAATGCTCGAAAGAAAGGTTATGGGGGGTCCTCATCACAGGTGAAGAAGAGGCTTCCTGGGGAGTCGCTCATAAATCCTGGCAGTAAAAG GAAAAAGGCAGCCAAGGGGGTCGACTTTGATGAATCCTGA